Part of the Georgenia sp. TF02-10 genome, TCCAGCCGGGCGACCATCAGGTCGACGATCCGGACGATCTCGTCCTGGGACAGCTGCGGGAAGACGATGACGTCGTCCACCCGGTTGAGGAACTCCGGCCGGAAGTGCTGCTTGAGCTCCTCATTGACCTTCGTCTTCATCCGGTCATAGCTGTTGGACAGCTCGCCCTCCGCCTGGAAGCCGGTGAGCAGCCCCTTGGCGATGTCCCGGGTCCCGAGGTTGGTGGTCATGATGATGACGGTGTTCTTGAAGTCCACCACCCGGCCCTGGGAGTCGGTGAGCCGGCCGTCCTCGAGGATCTGCAGCAGCGAGTTGAAGATGTCCGCGTGGGCCTTCTCCACCTCGTCGAACAGGACCACGGAGAACGGGCGCCGGCGGACCTTCTCGGTGAGCTGGCCACCCTCCTCGTACCCGACGTACCCGGGCGGGGAGCCGAACAGCCGCGAGACGGTGTGCTTCTCGGAGAACTCCGACATGTCGAGCTGGATGAGCGCGTCCTCGTCCCCGAACAGGAACTCGGCCAGCGCCTTGGCCAGCTCGGTCTTCCCGACGCCGGTGGGGCCGGCGAAGATGAACGAGCCACCGGGGCGCTTGGGGTCCTTCAGCCCGGCGCGGGTGCGGCGGATCGCCTGGGACAGCGCCTTGACGGCGGCGTCCTGACCGATGATCCGGCGGTGCAGCTCCGCCTCCATGTGCAGCAGCTTGGAGGACTCCTCCTCGGTCAGCTTGAACACCGGGATCCCGGTGGACATGGCCAGCACCTCGGCGATGAGCTCCTCGTCCACCTCGGCGACGGCGTCCAGGTCCCCGCTCTTCCAGGCCTTCTCGCGGTCCAGCCGGCGGGCGGAGAGCTTCTTCTCGTCGTCCCGCAGCCGGGCGGCGCGCTCGAAGTCCTGGTCGTCGATCGCGGACTCCTTCTCCCGGCGCATCTCCGAGATCCGGTCGTCGAGCTCACGCAGCTCCGGCGGGGCGGTCATCCGGCGGATCCGCAGCCGGGCGCCCGCCTCGTCGATCAGGTCGATCGCCTTGTCGGGCAGGAACCGGTCCGAGACGTACCGGTCGGCCAGGTTGGCCGCGGCCACCAGGGCCTCGTCAGTGATGGAGACCCGGTGGTGCGCCTCGTAGCGGTCGCGCAGGCCCTTGAGGATCTCGATGGTGTGCACGAGCGTGGGCTCGGCCACCTGGATCGGCTGGAACCGACGCTCCAGCGCGGCGTCCTTCTCGATGTGCTTGCGGTACTCGTCCAGCGTCGTCGCACCGATGGTCTGCAGCTCCCCGCGGGCGAGCATCGGCTTGAGGATGGAGGCCGCGTCGATCGCGCCCTCGGCGGCCCCGGCCCCGACGAGGGTGTGGATCTCGTCGATGAACAGGATGATGTCGCCGCGGGTGCGAATCTCCTTGAGGACCTTCTTCAGCCGCTCCTCGAAGTCGCCGCGGTAGCGCGAGCCGGCCACCAGCGAGCCGAGGTCGAGAGTGTAGAGCTGCTTGTCCTTCAGGGTCTCCGGCACGTCGCCGCGCACGACGTCCTGGGCCAGGCCCTCGACGACGGCGGTCTTGCCGACGCCGGGCTCGCCGATCAGGACGGGGTTGTTCTTGGTGCGGCGGGAGAGCACCTGCATGACCCGCTCGATCTCCTGGGTGCGCCCGATCACGGGGTCGAGCTTGCCCTCGCGGGCGGCCTGGGTGAGGTTGCGGCCGAACTGGTCGAGCACGGCCGACCCGGACGGCTGGCCCTCGGCGGGGCCGCCGGCGGAGACGGGCTCCTTGCCCTGGTAGCCGGAGAGGAGCTGGATGACCTGCTGGCGCACCCGGTTCAGGTCCGCGCCGAGCTTGGTCAGCACCTGGGCCGCGACGCCCTCGCCCTCGCGGATGAGGCCGAGCAGGATGTGCTCGGTGCCGATGTAGTTGTGGCCGAGCTGCAGCGCCTCGCGCAGGGACAGCTCGAGCACCTTCTTGGCGCGCGGGGTGAAGGGGATGTGGCCGGCGGGGGACTGCTGCCCCTCGCCGATGATCTCGGTCACCTGGGCGCGGACGGCCTCGAGCGAGATGTCCATCGCCTCGAGGGCCTTCGCGGCGACGCCCTCCCCCTCGTGGATGAGGCCGAGGAGGATGTGCTCAGTGCCGATGTAGTTGTGGTTGAGCATCCGCGCCTCTTCCTGGGCGAGGACCACCACGCGACGGGCTCGGTCGGTAAAGCGTTCGAACATGAGAACTCCTCTGGGGCGGCCACCCTCGGTCCGGCACCCGGCACGGCGCGGGTTGGGCGGCGTTCGACAAGGCTAACGGCGGCGTCCCCGCCCTACTGCCCGTGTTCGCCAGCGGCGTGATACCGGCCGGGACGACGGCGGCCGGCCCCCGCGGCGGCCCCGGCACCACCGGGCCGGGGCCCGGTCAGCGGCCCGCGGCCGCGCGGCGGCCAGCGCCCGGCCGGCGCCCGACGGCCAGCACCCGGCCGGCGTCAGGCGACGAGCGCCCGGTCGAACTGGGCCCGGACGCCGTCGTCGAGCAGGACGAACCGGACCAGGTCGACGGCGCTGCCGCCCGGCCCGTCGGCGAACTCCCGGACGCTGGCCACCGCGACGCCGGCCACCTGGGCCGGGTCCCACCCGTAGACCCCGGCGCTGATCGCCGGGAACGCCACGGTCCGCGCGCCGACGGCGACCGCCACGTCCAGGGAACTGGTGAAGCAGGCGGCCAGCAGCGCCGGGTCGGTCTGGCCGCGGTGGGCGTTCGGGCCGACGGTGTGGATGACCCACCGGGCCGGGAGGCGGTAGCCCCGGGTGGGCACGGCCTGGCCCACCGGCAGCCCGTCGGGCAGCTCGGTGCGGCGCAGGTCCTGGCACTCGGCGAGCAGCTCGGGCCCGGCCGCGCGGTGGATGGCGCCGTCCACCCCGCCGCCACCCAGCAGGGAGGAGTTGGCGGCGTTGACGACGGCGTCGACCGCCTGGGTGGTGATGTCGCCCTGGATGGCCTCGATCCTCATGCCCCGATCCTGCCCTGCCTCGGCGTCAGACCTCGACGAGCACGGTGACCGGCCCGTCGTTCACCAGCTCGAGCGCCATGTCCGCGCCGAACCGGCCGGTGGCGACCGGCACGCCGCGCCCGCGCAGGTCGGCGGCGACCGCCTCGACCAGCGGCTCGGCGACCGGCGCCGGCGCGGCCCGGTTCCAGGTGGGCCGACGGCCCTTGCGCACGTCGGCGTACAGGGTGAACTGGGAGACGAGGAGGACCGGGGCGCCGGCGTCGAGCACCGAGGCCTCCTCCCGCAGGATGCGCAGCTCGGCGATCTTGCGGGCGAGCCGGGAGACCTGCGCGGGGCCGTCATCGTGGGTCACGCCGACCAGCGCCACCAGCCCGGGGGCGTCGATCCGGCCGACCACCTCCCCGTCGACGCGGACCGCGGCCCGGGTCACCCGCTGGAGGACCGCCCGCACCTCACCAGCCCCCGCCGCGCGGCGGGCGACGGCGGCCGTAGCCCCGGACGGCGGGGCGGACGTCGGCGAGGTAGACCCCGGCGGGGACGACGGCGAGGAGCTGCAGGAACCCGCCCATGAGCCCGATGCCGAGCGGCGGCGGGATGGCGACGAACCCGATCACCGCGGCGACCCCGAGGAGGACCAGCCAGAACGTCTTCGTGCGCTTGCCGGCCGTGGTGAACGCCCCGGCCGGCCGGCGGGCGGCGTCGACCAGGGCCCACAGCTCCAGGCCGAGCATGACCAGGGCCAGGGCGAGGAAGAGGAGGACCTGCAGGTTGCCGACCACCACTAGAGCGTAACCGGCGGGCCGCGAGCCTTCGGGAGAGGCGCCTCCTCGCCCCCGGCCCGGCCGCGCGTTCGCTCGTTCGTGTCGAGTTCGAGGTTGTGCGCCGAGTTCGCTACGTGTGACTGGCGAACTCGGCTCGGACTGGCGAGCTCGGCACTGTCGGGCGGCGCGAGTTCGCTGGTTCGTGCCGGCCCGGGGCCGTCCTCGCGCCAGGGCTGTCGCCGCCGTCGGGCGCCTCGGGTCCCCGGGACGGCGGGCCGGCGGCTGCGCGCCGGCGACCCGGGAAGACCCGGGAGGCCCGGCCGGCGCGGAGCCGCTGCCGGCGGCGGGTCAGGGCTCGCCGAGCTCGCGGACCGCCTGCCGGTAGCTCAGCCCGGTCATCTGCAGCGCGTCCACGGCGAGGGAGCGGAGCAGGGAGACCAGGGTCTGCTGGCGCCAGCCCTGGCTGGCGTACGCCTCGGGCACGAGCGCGGCGGCGACGTCCGCCAGCATCGCGCGGGCCTGCTCCGGCGGCTCGCCCCGGCCGAGCGAGGCGCCCAGCGAGCGGGCGCCGGCGGCCAGCGCCTCCACCTGGTCGGCGATCTCCGGGACCGGGCCGTCCTCCTCCACGGCGAGCACGCCCCGGCGGGCGACCACCCGGGCGTTGCGCATCGCCCGGTCGGCGAGGGTCGCGGCCCGGGAGAGCTCGCCGATGACCGGCCGGTCCGCGCGCCGGGCGGGGTTGACGCGGGCCAGCTCGGCGGCGCTGCGGGTGGCGGCGGTCCAGGACTCCAGCGTCTCCTGGGAGGCGCGGCCCTGGGCGAGCGCGTCGGCGGCGAGCTGGGCGTCGCCCGTGCGGAGCGCCCGGCCCAGCGTGCTGAGCATGCCGGCCAGGTCGCCCATGGCCTCCCGGGCCAGCGCCCGCGGGCGGCGGTGCACGTCCCCGGGCAGCAGCGCGGCCACGACCAGGGCGACCAGGGCGCCGACGGCGGCGTCGGACCACCGGCCCAGCGCCCCGCCGCTGAGCATGGCCGCCGGCATGGCGACGATGACGATGCTCTGCACCCCGGCCTGGGTGGTGAGGAGCTGGCCGCGGTCGAGGAACCTGGCGATGAGCGCGGAGACGAGGAGCACGACGGCGATCTGCACCGGGCCGGCGCCGAAGACCTGGACGAACAGCTCGCCCAGGCCGACGCCGACGGCGACGCCGGCGCCCATCTCGGCCACCCGGCGCAGCTGCCGCTCGGGCTGGAAGCCCAGGCACACCCAGGCGGCGATGGGCGCGAACAGCGGCACGGCGTGGTTCAGCACCTCGCCGGAGACGAAGTACGCGATCCCGGCGGCGAGCGCGGCCGTGGCCACCGGCAGGGCCGCGGTGCGGACCCGGCGGGCGCCCTGCCGGGCCCGGACGCCGAGGAAGACCCGCCACCGGCGCGGGTCCATCGACTGGCCGAGCCCGACGGCGATGAGCCGGACCGCCTCCCCGGCGCGGCGGTCCGCCTCCCGGGCGGGTCGGCTCGTCGCCTCGGCGCTGCTGCCCGCGCCGCCACGGGCGGCCGGTCCGGGCGTGCCCGCGCCGCCCCTGCCGTCCACCGCGCCGCCCGGTCCGCGCGCCCCGCCGTCGGCCGGTCCTGACCTGGCCCCCGCCGCACCGGCCGCGCCCCTGCCGTCGGCCGGGTCCGGGGCCGCCGGGCGCGGGCCGCTCGGTCACGGGCGCAGGTCGCGGCGGCGCAGGCCGGCGCCGGGGCGCTCGGCCGGGCGGGCGTCGGTGACGCCCTCCGGGCCGACGATGACCTCCTGCGCGGCGGCGATCCCGCCGGCGCGCAGCGGGGCGTCCACGGCCACGGACCGCTTGACCAGGGCCAGCGCCGCCGGACCCAGCTCCTCGTGCCGGACGACGGAGGTGAGGTGGCCGACGACCTTCTCCCCGGCCAGCACCTCCGCCCCGGGCTCGGGCAGCACGTGCTCGGAGCCGTCGAGGTGGAGCATGACGAGCCGGCGCGGCGGGCGGCCCAGGTTGACCACCCGGGC contains:
- a CDS encoding aromatic acid exporter family protein; the protein is MDGRGGAGTPGPAARGGAGSSAEATSRPAREADRRAGEAVRLIAVGLGQSMDPRRWRVFLGVRARQGARRVRTAALPVATAALAAGIAYFVSGEVLNHAVPLFAPIAAWVCLGFQPERQLRRVAEMGAGVAVGVGLGELFVQVFGAGPVQIAVVLLVSALIARFLDRGQLLTTQAGVQSIVIVAMPAAMLSGGALGRWSDAAVGALVALVVAALLPGDVHRRPRALAREAMGDLAGMLSTLGRALRTGDAQLAADALAQGRASQETLESWTAATRSAAELARVNPARRADRPVIGELSRAATLADRAMRNARVVARRGVLAVEEDGPVPEIADQVEALAAGARSLGASLGRGEPPEQARAMLADVAAALVPEAYASQGWRQQTLVSLLRSLAVDALQMTGLSYRQAVRELGEP
- a CDS encoding ATP-dependent Clp protease ATP-binding subunit, which gives rise to MFERFTDRARRVVVLAQEEARMLNHNYIGTEHILLGLIHEGEGVAAKALEAMDISLEAVRAQVTEIIGEGQQSPAGHIPFTPRAKKVLELSLREALQLGHNYIGTEHILLGLIREGEGVAAQVLTKLGADLNRVRQQVIQLLSGYQGKEPVSAGGPAEGQPSGSAVLDQFGRNLTQAAREGKLDPVIGRTQEIERVMQVLSRRTKNNPVLIGEPGVGKTAVVEGLAQDVVRGDVPETLKDKQLYTLDLGSLVAGSRYRGDFEERLKKVLKEIRTRGDIILFIDEIHTLVGAGAAEGAIDAASILKPMLARGELQTIGATTLDEYRKHIEKDAALERRFQPIQVAEPTLVHTIEILKGLRDRYEAHHRVSITDEALVAAANLADRYVSDRFLPDKAIDLIDEAGARLRIRRMTAPPELRELDDRISEMRREKESAIDDQDFERAARLRDDEKKLSARRLDREKAWKSGDLDAVAEVDEELIAEVLAMSTGIPVFKLTEEESSKLLHMEAELHRRIIGQDAAVKALSQAIRRTRAGLKDPKRPGGSFIFAGPTGVGKTELAKALAEFLFGDEDALIQLDMSEFSEKHTVSRLFGSPPGYVGYEEGGQLTEKVRRRPFSVVLFDEVEKAHADIFNSLLQILEDGRLTDSQGRVVDFKNTVIIMTTNLGTRDIAKGLLTGFQAEGELSNSYDRMKTKVNEELKQHFRPEFLNRVDDVIVFPQLSQDEIVRIVDLMVARLDTRLRDQDMTIELTPAAKNLLAERGYDPVLGARPLRRAIQREIEDVLSEKILFGELHAGQRVLVDAEGEGLLGQFTFTGVPAGEIAKPEPVAVGSGATVEQRDLPTAPTTGGAGGGGQLQPES
- a CDS encoding DUF2516 family protein, with protein sequence MVGNLQVLLFLALALVMLGLELWALVDAARRPAGAFTTAGKRTKTFWLVLLGVAAVIGFVAIPPPLGIGLMGGFLQLLAVVPAGVYLADVRPAVRGYGRRRPPRGGGW
- the dtd gene encoding D-aminoacyl-tRNA deacylase; amino-acid sequence: MRAVLQRVTRAAVRVDGEVVGRIDAPGLVALVGVTHDDGPAQVSRLARKIAELRILREEASVLDAGAPVLLVSQFTLYADVRKGRRPTWNRAAPAPVAEPLVEAVAADLRGRGVPVATGRFGADMALELVNDGPVTVLVEV
- a CDS encoding O-acetyl-ADP-ribose deacetylase; this translates as MRIEAIQGDITTQAVDAVVNAANSSLLGGGGVDGAIHRAAGPELLAECQDLRRTELPDGLPVGQAVPTRGYRLPARWVIHTVGPNAHRGQTDPALLAACFTSSLDVAVAVGARTVAFPAISAGVYGWDPAQVAGVAVASVREFADGPGGSAVDLVRFVLLDDGVRAQFDRALVA